In Aminobacterium sp. MB27-C1, a single genomic region encodes these proteins:
- the mnhG gene encoding monovalent cation/H(+) antiporter subunit G, translating into MAEQYAIGILIIIGLIFNTLGAISLYRFPDVYTRLHGATKCTTFGSIFTSLAVVVYAAFRLHQGGESRFAVLIIHALVAVMVLLVTNATGAHAIARAAHRSGVVPKMAVVDRLAEEEERKGGVVSE; encoded by the coding sequence ATGGCAGAACAATATGCTATCGGAATTTTGATTATAATCGGTCTCATTTTCAACACATTAGGGGCCATATCACTGTATAGATTTCCAGACGTGTACACGAGGCTTCACGGAGCTACGAAGTGTACTACCTTTGGAAGTATTTTTACGTCGTTGGCTGTTGTAGTATATGCAGCTTTTCGTTTGCATCAGGGTGGGGAGAGTCGGTTTGCCGTATTAATTATTCACGCTCTTGTGGCCGTTATGGTTCTTCTTGTTACGAATGCGACTGGGGCTCATGCTATTGCCCGTGCCGCCCACAGAAGCGGAGTTGTTCCTAAAATGGCTGTGGTTGATCGCCTTGCAGAAGAAGAGGAGCGTAAAGGTGGTGTTGTCAGTGAGTGA
- a CDS encoding hydrogenase subunit MbhD domain-containing protein — protein MSEVFHIAILTLLVISAFFAIWFRDLLSSVIALGVFSLVLSVEFYLLHAPDVAIAEAAIGAGLNTAIYIVALRGCGKARSKTGGDIR, from the coding sequence GTGAGTGAAGTTTTTCATATTGCCATCCTCACGTTGCTCGTTATATCGGCTTTTTTTGCTATTTGGTTCAGAGACCTTTTGTCGTCGGTGATAGCTTTAGGAGTGTTTAGCCTTGTGCTTTCAGTGGAGTTTTATCTCTTGCACGCTCCCGACGTAGCAATCGCAGAAGCGGCAATTGGCGCTGGTCTGAACACTGCCATATACATTGTGGCCTTGAGAGGATGCGGTAAGGCCCGGAGTAAAACCGGAGGTGATATCCGGTGA
- the mbhE gene encoding hydrogen gas-evolving membrane-bound hydrogenase subunit E: MKKTIFIVAALVLGGLVWGGLDAIHPFGDPGQVAMDDYFLEHAIKDRSSENAVTSIVFDFRGFDTIGEAAVLFTAVCSVTALFREGGKKK, encoded by the coding sequence GTGAAAAAGACAATCTTTATCGTTGCAGCTTTAGTTCTTGGCGGTTTGGTTTGGGGTGGTCTCGATGCAATCCATCCCTTTGGAGATCCTGGACAGGTTGCTATGGACGACTATTTCCTTGAACACGCAATAAAAGATCGTTCATCGGAAAACGCTGTTACATCGATCGTTTTCGACTTTCGTGGATTCGATACTATAGGAGAAGCTGCCGTTCTTTTCACAGCAGTTTGTTCCGTTACAGCTCTTTTCAGGGAAGGAGGCAAAAAGAAATGA
- a CDS encoding MnhB domain-containing protein, whose protein sequence is MKPLSVVVRTGCDIFAWFLIIFGAYVIIHGDVTPGGGFQGGAVVATFLALLLVAYGWNRLSLWLNESIYNGMLIFGLLCFIILGFMGMPTSFFYNFVAIPAAEVAKTGHGIIPPSGTIALMDIAVGIEVTGGLSLLLIYMFKGIHLFDNYEIGGESGHDR, encoded by the coding sequence ATGAAGCCTCTATCTGTTGTAGTCCGAACAGGCTGTGATATTTTTGCCTGGTTCTTGATCATCTTCGGAGCCTACGTAATCATACACGGCGACGTTACTCCCGGCGGAGGTTTTCAGGGTGGTGCCGTTGTCGCAACCTTCCTGGCTCTTTTACTTGTTGCCTATGGATGGAACAGACTCTCTCTCTGGCTTAACGAGAGCATATATAACGGAATGCTCATTTTTGGGCTTCTCTGTTTCATTATTTTAGGTTTTATGGGAATGCCTACATCCTTCTTCTATAACTTTGTTGCCATTCCCGCCGCAGAAGTGGCTAAGACCGGTCATGGTATTATTCCTCCTTCAGGAACCATTGCTTTAATGGATATTGCAGTAGGAATAGAAGTTACAGGAGGTTTATCCCTTCTTTTGATTTATATGTTTAAAGGAATACACCTTTTCGATAACTATGAGATAGGAGGGGAGAG